GCTGCTGTTCGCCGTGGGCATCGCCATCGGCTTCGCCAAGAAGGCGGACGGCTCCACCGCCCTCGCCGCCGTCACCGGATACCTGGTCTTCAAGAAGGTCCTCGCCACCTTCACCGACAGCAACCTGCCGCAGGTCGAGAAGGTCATCGACCACAAGGTCGCGCTGGTGGACGCCACGGTCGACGCCGGTGTCCTCGGCGGTGTCGTGATGGGCATCATCACGGCCCTGCTCTACCAGAAGTTCTACCGGACCAAGCTGCCGGACTGGGCGGGCTTCTTCGGCGGCCGCCGTCTCGTCCCGATCCTCTCCGCCCTCGCGGGCCTGCTCGCCGGCATCGTCTTCGGTCTCATCTGGCCGGTCCTCGGCACGGGTCTGCACAACTTCGGTGAGTGGCTCGTCGGCTCCGGCGCCGTCGGCGCGGGCATCTTCGGTGTCGCCAACCGTGCGCTCATCCCGATCGGCATGCACCACCTGCTGAACTCCTTCCCGTGGTTCCAGGCCGGCTCCTTCGACACCCCGACCGGCGCCGTCCACGGTGACATCGGCCGCTTCCTCGCCGGTGACCCGACCGCCGGACAGTTCATGACCGGCTTCTTCCCGATCATGATGTTCGCCCTCCCGGCGGCCTGCCTCGCGATCGTCCACTGCGCCCGCCCCGAGCGCCGCAAGGTCGTCGGCGGCATGATGCTCTCCCTCGCGCTCACCTCCTTCGTCACCGGTGTCACCGAGCCGATCGAGTTCACCTTCATGTTCATCGCCCCGGTGCTGTACGCGATCCACGCGGTGCTGACCGGTATCTCCCTGGCCCTCACCTGGTCCCTGGGCATGCGCGACGGCTTCGGCTTCTCGGCCGGCCTCGTCGACTACCTGCTGAACCTGGGCATCGCGGAGAAGCCGTGGATGCTGGCGGGCGTCGGCCTCTGCTTCGCGGTGGTCTACTACGTCGTCTTCCGCTTCGCGATCGTCAAGTTCAACCTCCCGACGCCGGGCCGCGAGTCCGACGAGGAGCTCGCCGAGCTGCTGAAGGCCGAGGCCAAGTAGGCCCGCTCGTCCACACGTCGAAGCCCCCGCTCTCCCAAGAAGGGAGGGCGGGGGCTTCCGCGTGTTCCGGTACGTCAGATGCTGATGCGTCGGATGCGTCGGATGCTTCGGATGCGTCAGACCTCGTAGACCGCGCCCGCGTACGCCAGGTCGACCCGGCCGCCGTAGACCGCGCGGGCGTCGGCGAGGTTCTGCGCCGCGTCCGTCCACGGCGGGATGTGGGTGAGGACGAGCCGGCCGACGTCGCCGCCGCGCGCGTACTCGCCGGCCTCGCGGCCGTTCAGGTGGAGGTCCGGGATGTCCTCCTTGCCGTGCGTGAAGGAGGCCTCGCAGAGGAAGAGGTCGGTGCCGTCGGCGAGCAGCCCCAGCTCGGGGCAGGCCCCGGTGTCCCCGGAGTACGTGAGCGAGCGGCCGCCGTGCTCGATGCGGATGCCGTACGACTCGACGGGGTGGGCGACCCGCTCGGCGCGGATCTGGAACGGCCCGATCTCGAAGTTCCCGGACTTCAGGGTGCGGAAGTCGAAGACCTCGCTCATCGAGCGCTCGTCGGGGACGTCGTCGTAGGCGGTGGTCAGGCGCCGCTCGGTGCCCTCGGGCCCGTAGACGGGGATGGTGCCGCAGCGGCCGCCCTCGTGCCGGTAGAAACGGGCGACGAAGTACGCGCACATGTCGATGCAGTGGTCGGCGTGCAGATGGCTCAGGAAGATCGCGTCGAGGTCGTAGAGACCGCAGTGGCGCTGGAGATCGCCGAGGGCGCCGTTGCCCATGTCGAGGAGCAGCCGGAAGCCGTCGGCCTCGACGAGGTAGCTCGAACAGGCCGATTCCGCGGACGGGAACGACCCCGAACAGCCGACGACGGTGAGCTTCATGGAGCGTGAACCTCCGTGGACGGTCCGTGGACGGAATGCGGGCCGTGCGTGCGTCGAGCGTAAGGCGCGAAACGTCCGGTCGCTCCTCCGCGGCGGGCCGTTGTGGGGGAAGTCACCGCCTGCACCACTCATACCCAGTAATGGCAAGCGGTCAGGTGTGCGGCCCTAGAGCACAGTGCCCATGCCGCCGTGCGGCCGTGCCGGGTGCCGGGTGCCGGTGGCGCGGCTACGGTCGAGACATGGACACGTCCTGGTGGCCGGCGGTGGCCGCGGTCGTGGCAGTGGCGCTGGTGGTGCTGGTCGCCGGGGGACGGCTGGGGCTCCCCCGCCGCGCCCCGTCGGCGCACGGGTCCGGTCCGCCGCCGCACCCGCGCGCCGGCGAGCTGTGGTCCTTGGCGGACGGCCGTACGTGTCTGGTCCTGGCGGTCCGGTCGGTACGGGGCCACCGCGCGCGGGTCGCGTGGATCACCGGGAAGTACGACGACCGGCGGGCCGGGGTGATCCCGCTGCCCCCGGGGACGGTGGGGGCGCAGGGCCGGGCGGCCTTCCTGGAGGCGGACCGTCCGGCGGAGGTGTCGCTGTGGGATTTCCGGACGCGGCGAGGGGTGCTGGATCCGGCGGTGTGGGACGAGATCAAGGGACTGGGAGGCGGGCAGTGAAACCGGTGATCCGCTTGCGGCGCGTGTACGACCCGCCGGAGCCGGGCGCGGACGGGCTGAGGGTGCTCGTGGACCGGCTCTGGCCGCGGGGCCTGGCGAAGGAGGCGGCGGGGGTGGACGAGTGGCCGAAGGCGGTCACGCCGTCGAACGAGCTGCGCAAGTGGTTCCACGGGGGCGGCTCCGCCGGGGAGTTCCGGCAGCGGTACGAGGCGGAGCTGGCCGGGTCGGAGGCGGTGGCGGAGCTGGCGCGGCTCCGGTCCCTGGCCGAGGCGGGCCCGCTCACCCTCCTGACCGCGGTCAAGGACCCGGCCGCCAGCCATGCGGCCGTGCTCGCTGACCTGCTGTCCGCCTAGCCGGGCCGGCCCGGACCCGGTCCTCGAACGCCGGCGAGGCTGAAAGATCGAGCCTCGCCGGCGTTTGAGGCACGGGGTCCGGGGCGGAGCCCCGGGGGCGGGGCCGCACCCGAGACGGCCGGGCAGCCCCGCAGGGGTCAGGCCCAGAGCTGGCCCTGGAGGACCTCGATGGCCTCTTCGGTGGTCGCGGCCGTGTAGACGCCGGTCGAGAGGTACTTCCAGCCGCCGTCGGCCACCACGAAGACGATGTCCGCCGTTTCGCCCGCGGCCACCGCCTTGCGGCCCACGCCGATCGCCGCGTGCAGGGCGGCTCCCGTGGAGACGCCCGCGAAGATCCCCTCCAGCTGCAGCAGCTCCCGCGTGCGGGTCACCGCGTCCGCCGAGCCCACCGAGAAGCGGGTCGTCAGGACCGAGGCGTCGTACAGCTCGGGGACGAAGCCCTCGTCGAGGTTGCGCAGCCCGTACACCAGGTCGTCGTACCTCGGCTCGGCCGCGACGATCTTCACGCCGGGCACGTTCTCGCGCAGGTAGCGGCCGACGCCCATCAGGGTGCCGGTGGTGCCGAGGCCCGCCACGAAGTGGGTGATCGACGGGAGGTCGGCGAGGATCTCCGGGCCCGTGGTGGCGTAGTGCGCGCCCGCGTTGTCCGGGTTGCCGTACTGGTAGAGCATCACCCAGTCCGGGTGCTCCGCAGCCAGTTCCTTGGCCACCCGGACCGCGGTGTTCGAGCCGCCGGCGGCCGGCGACGAGATGATCTCGGCTCCCCACATGGCCAGCAGGTCGCGCCGCTCCTGGCTGGTGTTCTCCGGCATCACGCACACGATGCGGTAGCCCTTGAGCTTGGCCGCCATCGCCAGCGAGATGCCGGTGTTGCCCGAGGTCGGCTCCAGGATGGTGCAGCCGGGGTACAGCCGGCCGTCCTTCTCGGCCTGCTCGACCATGTGGAGCGCGGGGCGGTCCTTGATCGAGCCGGTCGGGTTGCGGTCCTCCAGCTTGGCCCAGATGCGGACGTCGTCCGAGGGCGACAGCCGGGGCAGCCGGACCAGCGGCGTGTTGCCGACCGCGGCGAGCGGGGAGTCGTAGCGCATTACTTCGATCCGCCGGCCACGGCCGGGAGGATGGTGACGCTGTCGCCGTCCTTGAGCGCGGTGGAGATGCCGTCGAGGAAGCGGACGTCCTCGTCGTTGAGGTAGACGTTCACGAAGCGGCGCAGCTCGCCGCCCTTGGCGTCGTCGACGATGCGCTCCTGGATGCCCTTGTGGCGGGTCTCCAGGTCGGCGAAGAGGTCGGCGATGGTCGCGCCCTCACCGGAGACGGCCTTCTCGCCTTCGGTGTAGGTGCGGAGGATGGTGGGGATGCGGACCTCGATGGCCATGGCTGTCTC
Above is a genomic segment from Streptomyces sp. NBC_01233 containing:
- a CDS encoding PTS transporter subunit EIIC, with product MAVMQRIGRSLMLPVAVLPAGALLLRLGAPDMLGDADVFPTFVTKIAGYMAAGGGAILENMALLFAVGIAIGFAKKADGSTALAAVTGYLVFKKVLATFTDSNLPQVEKVIDHKVALVDATVDAGVLGGVVMGIITALLYQKFYRTKLPDWAGFFGGRRLVPILSALAGLLAGIVFGLIWPVLGTGLHNFGEWLVGSGAVGAGIFGVANRALIPIGMHHLLNSFPWFQAGSFDTPTGAVHGDIGRFLAGDPTAGQFMTGFFPIMMFALPAACLAIVHCARPERRKVVGGMMLSLALTSFVTGVTEPIEFTFMFIAPVLYAIHAVLTGISLALTWSLGMRDGFGFSAGLVDYLLNLGIAEKPWMLAGVGLCFAVVYYVVFRFAIVKFNLPTPGRESDEELAELLKAEAK
- a CDS encoding MBL fold metallo-hydrolase translates to MKLTVVGCSGSFPSAESACSSYLVEADGFRLLLDMGNGALGDLQRHCGLYDLDAIFLSHLHADHCIDMCAYFVARFYRHEGGRCGTIPVYGPEGTERRLTTAYDDVPDERSMSEVFDFRTLKSGNFEIGPFQIRAERVAHPVESYGIRIEHGGRSLTYSGDTGACPELGLLADGTDLFLCEASFTHGKEDIPDLHLNGREAGEYARGGDVGRLVLTHIPPWTDAAQNLADARAVYGGRVDLAYAGAVYEV
- a CDS encoding DUF488 domain-containing protein, giving the protein MIRLRRVYDPPEPGADGLRVLVDRLWPRGLAKEAAGVDEWPKAVTPSNELRKWFHGGGSAGEFRQRYEAELAGSEAVAELARLRSLAEAGPLTLLTAVKDPAASHAAVLADLLSA
- a CDS encoding PLP-dependent cysteine synthase family protein, translating into MRYDSPLAAVGNTPLVRLPRLSPSDDVRIWAKLEDRNPTGSIKDRPALHMVEQAEKDGRLYPGCTILEPTSGNTGISLAMAAKLKGYRIVCVMPENTSQERRDLLAMWGAEIISSPAAGGSNTAVRVAKELAAEHPDWVMLYQYGNPDNAGAHYATTGPEILADLPSITHFVAGLGTTGTLMGVGRYLRENVPGVKIVAAEPRYDDLVYGLRNLDEGFVPELYDASVLTTRFSVGSADAVTRTRELLQLEGIFAGVSTGAALHAAIGVGRKAVAAGETADIVFVVADGGWKYLSTGVYTAATTEEAIEVLQGQLWA
- a CDS encoding MoaD/ThiS family protein; its protein translation is MAIEVRIPTILRTYTEGEKAVSGEGATIADLFADLETRHKGIQERIVDDAKGGELRRFVNVYLNDEDVRFLDGISTALKDGDSVTILPAVAGGSK